TTTGACTAATTAGTCATTTTGTAGTTCAATTATTTTGTGACGTGAATACGTTGAGTTTATCCCACAAAGTAAGGGCTAATTTGGTATGAATTCCGTGAAATATTTTGTTAACAAAAACAAGCCGGCTCCACTGGAATGTTCTGAATTGCCATTTCCTGTCGGCCATGTTAGAAAATGCAAGCGGGGAAGCTAACGAGCTAGCTGGCTAATCCTAATAACGAGAGAGTATATAAAATAAGTTTCAATGTTATTTTGTTTACAAATTACCACTTGGCTGCAGTCAGGGCTACAAAAGCAAGATGACTAGTTACCTAACTTAATTTTGAGACTTTCCAGTGATTAAATAACTACTGGAGCTAGTGCCAGACATTTTACACTTACGCAGCTGCGGCTTGGTCGGGCCTGTTGCGTCTAACTAACTAGCCATGAAGCCACGCAAACATGTTAGCCTGGGTAGATGACCTGAGGAGTGTTAACAGTTAGAATTGTCTTTTCAGTTAGCTGATTGATGCATAGGATTTAGATTTTTAATAAACAATTCTGAAACAATTGCTTACTGATGTTTTTAGCTACATGATTTGAAATGTAATTGTAGCGTCACCAgtttctttagactagtttagACTTGATGGTATGCATGCAAACAAAATTGTGCATACTTTGAACCCTCTCTTCAGTTCAGATAAGGAAAATAAAACGCTTAACACAATTTGTTATTCTATAACATTACATAAGATGTTATTTGTTAACTCATATTGTATACATATCTCTTAGGAGCAAGATGGCAAATCATTAATTTAGTTGAAAGCTTTGTCTTTAGACGCTAGTGTGGTAAGTACTGTTGAATTCGCTAAAGTCAGGCTCAGTCACACTGACAACCACCTTCCGGTTACCAAAAGTTATAGGAGTGTAGGTAATGGCTATTTCTACATACAGCACACGTTTTTCTGAAGTGATTTAAGTATGGTATCTGTTAACAAGTAGGCTATGGGACTATTATGTTCAAGGGAATCTGATCTGGGCACTGGCATGGTTGCTTGCTACCAGCTGACCTATTCAGTCTAAATTGCCATGATACAGCATGTCTTATAAAGGCCTCACCATGTTTCCTGCAAAAGGAGCTTCGAGGTTGCATAGGTCTTGTAAACAGATTAGGGCTGTTAGTCCCTCTTGATATAGAGAGGTGGTAGGGAATTATGGAATTTCCTTGGacttatgtttgtgtgtgtgtgttcacatgtTATTGTATCACTGGCAGTGCAATTTTCTTTTGTTTCCGTTTACAGGCAATGGGAAAATAAACACCAGTGACGTGGAGGGGGAGAAGATACTGTCTGCAAATTATTTTTTTTGTATCCCTCGACCCACCAACAGCAATGGTAACAGACATTTGATAAACACTAATGTAAAACAGAACTCAACACGAAAGGTTTATACCACTCTTTCAAAAATGGACAGCAAAGAAGGTGTTGATCACAAGAAGAAGATGGACAGTGACAAGGACTTGGATTTCGCTAATGACTATGAGGGAAAGCTGTTGGACAAGGAGTCTGCATTGCTTCTGAATGGGGTGGTAAACTCTGCTCATATTACCAATGGTTACTCCATCAAGTCACCCCCTGACAACGATGGCAGTGGCTCAGAAAGTGGATATACTACTCCTAAGAAACGCAAGGCCAGACGTAACAGCATCAAGAACACAGAGCATGTGACAAGCGAAAAGGAGCGAGCCATGCAGCAGGGTAATGCTACACAGGAGCCAGAGGCTTCTGGACTTGAACCAATGGAGAAAGCGGTGAACTCGAGACTTGTTCATAAAGCAGATGCCCAGACAGCAGTCAGGCAGATGGTGGCCCCAGAAGTGGCTATAGATGAGTTGCAGAGGAAAAACTCAGACAGTAAAACTGCTGCAGTTGCCCTTGGTAAAAAGTTTGAGGATAGGCCCAAAGCCAAGCTCTCAACCTCTTCAAAAGAGGACTCTTGGACTTTATTCAAGCCCCCTCCAGTATTTCCTGTGGACAACAGTAGTGCTAAAATAGTGCCCAAGATCAGTTATGCAAGTAAAGTTAAGGAGAACCTCAACAAAGCAGCCCAAGCTGGAGGAGAGGTACATCCTCCTCAGGTGCCTGGTAGATTATCACAGGTCCCCATGTCTGCTATGAAAACCATCACCTCAGCTAGCGTTACTAATGGTTCTGTTTCTGGAGATGGAAATGGTTATCCCTCTGTCGGTACCTTCTTCACTCCTGCTGCTAGTAGTATTCCACCAGCCCCCTCTCTTCCATGCGGGGAGAATGTAGCATCCTTTTTGGACAATGACTGTAGTTCTTCAACCAACCTTACAGCAGATCTGAGAAAGTGTACTCTTTTCATTTACCCCCTAAACCCTTTAAATATGCAACCTGTGCTCCCGAGTGCTCGCCAAGTGGACACCCCGGCTGCTCAGACAAATCAGAAAGCCTTGGGGGACATCTTCCAGAATCAGTGGGGGCTGTCCTTCATCAATGAGCCAAATGTGGGGCCAGAAGGAGGAAGCGGGCCGGTGGCTGCTATGGAGGGAAAGGCTACGGTGGTCACATTTCAAGGGGAGCCATGCCCTGCTGTTGCAGCTGAGCCAGGCCTTGATGCTAGCCTATCAATCCCAGAGCCTTTGCGTCTCACTTTGGCTCAAGACTCAGAGAAAAGGACTAGTGCCTCAGCTTGCCCCCCTGCTACAATGAAGGGTGAGGATGGGGCAAAGGCTCAGCTGTCTGGACCGGATGAGACAAAGGGCGAGGCAAAGGGTCTAGGTGCACTTGTGTTGGCCTCTGGTAAAGACATTAGTGATGAGCCTGCACAGGCCCCCCTGACCAACCTGGTGTTGGGTCCGTCTAAAGAGCAGGCCCACTCTAAGAGCCTGGACAGAGGTAGCTGGGGGTTGTTTGATCTGAAAGCTGCTGTTACTTATCACACTAAAGGTAAGTCCTCTTGCTCTGCTGTGTCATTTCTATAAACGCATAACACATGGTAgtaccagtgcttgacttgggatgAAAGAGGTGCAGGCCCATTAGACCATGTTCACAAATGTACATTATGCTATAGCTAGATCTGATTATTCACTGCTAAGGGTTCATACACATTTTGACTGATGGAATTTCATGACTTCTAACAAAATTTCTATGACCAATAATTAGTGGTGTCTCCTACATGAAAAACTCTTCGCAAATGTGGTATTGACACGAAGGCTGCTGGTCTGTTTTCTATATGAgcagctgatgtttaggctacaatGTGGTGTTTTAGAGCGGGGcttgaacaaaagcctgcacacccagtagctctcctATAGGATGGTTGGCCACCCTTGATATAGaatattacaaccaaatacttttgtaTTTATTCAGTTATTCCCTCATTCAGTGAATCAGAAATAACATTGATAAGTTAGGCTACTTCAAAGCAAGTTAGCTAACTAAGACATGTTTATCTATAACCTTATAAGGTTAAAATATCTATGCACAGCATAGAAGTTGTTTGTCGATTAGGCTATTGGAATATTTTTACCGTCGGAATTGCATGGCTAGCCTACTGTTTTAATAGAGGAATCCCAGCTTTCCAATAATGGTGTCAGATTTATTTCGCAATAGTGCTGGTGGAAAGGCATTACAACATTAATGCTTATAGCTAAATGGTTAAGTAGCGAGAGAGCTTGTAGTATGACTAGTTATGTTTTGAATTGGCTATATAGTTAGTCTATCATTATTTTATAGGCTACCTCCTCGGGCAACGGCCCACTGGCACACATGCAAATGATGCacagcacacacagagacacgctgAAGGTTAGGCCTAATTCTGATTATGGCTGATAGATtgataatgtactgtatttaGGAAAATGCAATATTAAAATTCCATGACTTTCCCTTATTTGACAACTTGGACCAGCGCATCCTGCGCATTCTCAATCTGCGCATTGTCTACTGGCACACATACACCGGATTCACAGACTAGTGGCAAATAAACCTGAACAAAGTGGAATCAGGAAATGAATGCCCACTCTCCATTGCTATTCCATGCATGTCCCACCTTCATTCCGCTTTGATCAACCTTTTTTTGACGCTGTGTGTGAATCCGGGCCAGCGATAGGCAACTTTGTTTCATAGAGGAGCCGGTACGCAGTTCTCAAAAAATTGGAGGTGCCGGTACAGCACTCCAGACAGCTCTGGCCCAAGTCGAGCACTGGTTATTACACATTGGTAGCTTTAACCTACTATTTCACTTGCACCAAAAGCTTTTAATCCTTTAGCATCACATAATTGTGTGTCtaataataaaatgtattatgcacTTGGAGGTATTAATTGATCTTTGTTTTTTTTCTATACAGAAATGGAATACGTTTTCAATTTGCAAAAACAAGGTAAAGGTCTCTCTTCTGTATAGTGTTTTCAAAGTTGTGAAATTGGGTTTTCTATTTGATGTTCAAAAGGTATACAGCTGAAGTTTGAATAACATACATTATGAATTGCTAACTAAGTTCCACAGGGCCTACACACTGAAACATTTCTGTCCTTTCCTTCCTCCAGATCCAAAAAGAGTTGTCTTCTATGACAAGACCAAGGATGGACCTGATCAGTGAGGTAGTGATTGTCTGTCAACACTAACCTTCTCCCTACCTGGGTGCTGCAGTTATCTTTTTTGGTGGTTATAATCCCTTTGGAAAAACAAAATCGAGACAACTGTGATATTGGGACTGACGGATGAGTGTCCTGTGACAGACTTTCATTGGAATATAGAATGGGATAATGGGGACACATTTTTTGCTGGGGGGTGGGGGGCATCGCTGCAGAGGAAGACAAGGGGAGGGGTAATGTGAGGACATACAAATCCAAGTATTGGAATTAAGTTGAGCGCAGAAGCTTCCGCTGATGCTCTTGACTACACAAAGACGCAAACACTTGAAAGAGATATTGGGTGCCTCAGTCTCCCATGTGAACGGACACTTGTGACACTTTCTGCTGTGTTAGACATTGGTCTCATAGCGCCTTCCTCTGGGTGTTGAGGAGAAATAAGATGAAGGCCCAAACTGCACCTCCCAAGCCTTTATCCTGTTGCCCATTGAACTATATGGCGAGTATCGGTCTGACAGTAAGATGCCTCAATCATTTTATGTCCTCATGCATTCAAATTATTCCAATATATGTAGATCTGTGCTATGATTTATACATACACATCAGTATATGTGCAAATTTGAATTCATTTTGAAATAAAATGAACTATAAGCTCAGATAAGAATGCCTTGAAATTGAAAGATTACGAGAAGACTGTTAGGCTGCAGGTTAAATGATAAATATATTTGAGGGAAAGCATTTGTCTTAATTACTTTAGTGAAATAACTATGCCCAGCAAAGAACTGACTGCTGGGTGTCTCTTGATACCTATTTTGTTTGGTATGGTTTAGCGATTTCAGATGTGATCTACAGTAGGAACAAACTTCCAGAGCACAGATAGTTTCATTCTAATTGGACACTTCTCTAAAGACGGGTCATAATCTTGTGGTTCGGTTCTCACTTTTTGGTAGGCATGCTAATCAGTTGAAAAAAGTTTAATTATGTAATTGTCTTCATCTGAGTTTtgcttttgtttattattttgactCTTCTTAAGCCCTTGCAGTTGTCAGTCCACATATTTAATTAATTTCAAATGAAGATGGATGTAGGCTATTCCTTAATTTGTAGCTTCTCTTGAGCTATTCACCTTATTGTGGGAGTTTTCTGAAAGATGAGAAGTGACTTATTGTGGCACAAGGGCTATGTATgtgatttctttaaaaaaaattgttttggTGTATTTGATCCGTAAGAGGCTCAAGATGTCAGTAATTCATTAGACCTACCTAGGTTATATCTGCTGATACTACATGGAGAAATGGCTCATTTCCTTATTTTCTTGCTCAAACAATTTGCTTTTTATTTGCTAGCCAACTTATTCAGCCTAGGATACTTTGTGCTTTTTCAGCATTTGGTCTTTTAATCTCTCTCTAGTTATGACAATGTATTTCTTGCACAAAGTATTGGTGTGGATGAGACGTGAGAAGTCGCAGTTTAATATAACCAAGAAAAGATGACAACCATCGCAATACTAATTATTTCATGTCGCAGACCAGCCACTCTTTGTTATACTGTTTGTAGAGATGTGGTGATGACGTTTCATAATAGAGTATCATCCAGTCAGTGTCTTTGATCAAAGTGGTTGTGTCGAGGCCTATACATGGCAAGGCAGGCCACATTTGGTAATACAATGAGTGGACAGCCACAATGTCATTGGAACTACCatctttctcttcttttttttgAGCTAAGGGAGGAAGTGTCTTAGTTTATTTTCTCTAGCATAAGTGATTTGTTTATTGTGTGGATTAATAGCACTTTatgtaacacttttttttttttatatatattttaattactacagatacacatactatatatatatataaaaatgacaTGAAATACTAACTTCTTTTAAGAATGGCTTTGGACTGTTGTTCTTTGTAAGACAAATGAATAAATACCGAAATACAAAATGTCACTCAGGTAGTATTGGTAAAGCCATGACAAAGTTGGATAATTTTGTTTTCTGCCAAATGGTTCAGAACAAGATCCTCGTATTGTGCTCAAATATGAATTGGAGTGATATTTAATAATGAACTACAGAGCTGTGATTAAAATACCAAAACATTT
The DNA window shown above is from Salmo salar chromosome ssa13, Ssal_v3.1, whole genome shotgun sequence and carries:
- the LOC106567765 gene encoding nuclear fragile X mental retardation-interacting protein 2 isoform X1, with translation MEEQPKDRAQDRRYHHYGEERNHIQYKSSLKNDQIYFQYQETQTKKTGNGKINTSDVEGEKILSANYFFCIPRPTNSNGNRHLINTNVKQNSTRKVYTTLSKMDSKEGVDHKKKMDSDKDLDFANDYEGKLLDKESALLLNGVVNSAHITNGYSIKSPPDNDGSGSESGYTTPKKRKARRNSIKNTEHVTSEKERAMQQGNATQEPEASGLEPMEKAVNSRLVHKADAQTAVRQMVAPEVAIDELQRKNSDSKTAAVALGKKFEDRPKAKLSTSSKEDSWTLFKPPPVFPVDNSSAKIVPKISYASKVKENLNKAAQAGGEVHPPQVPGRLSQVPMSAMKTITSASVTNGSVSGDGNGYPSVGTFFTPAASSIPPAPSLPCGENVASFLDNDCSSSTNLTADLRKCTLFIYPLNPLNMQPVLPSARQVDTPAAQTNQKALGDIFQNQWGLSFINEPNVGPEGGSGPVAAMEGKATVVTFQGEPCPAVAAEPGLDASLSIPEPLRLTLAQDSEKRTSASACPPATMKGEDGAKAQLSGPDETKGEAKGLGALVLASGKDISDEPAQAPLTNLVLGPSKEQAHSKSLDRGSWGLFDLKAAVTYHTKEMEYVFNLQKQDPKRVVFYDKTKDGPDQ
- the LOC106567765 gene encoding nuclear fragile X mental retardation-interacting protein 2 isoform X2, coding for MDSKEGVDHKKKMDSDKDLDFANDYEGKLLDKESALLLNGVVNSAHITNGYSIKSPPDNDGSGSESGYTTPKKRKARRNSIKNTEHVTSEKERAMQQGNATQEPEASGLEPMEKAVNSRLVHKADAQTAVRQMVAPEVAIDELQRKNSDSKTAAVALGKKFEDRPKAKLSTSSKEDSWTLFKPPPVFPVDNSSAKIVPKISYASKVKENLNKAAQAGGEVHPPQVPGRLSQVPMSAMKTITSASVTNGSVSGDGNGYPSVGTFFTPAASSIPPAPSLPCGENVASFLDNDCSSSTNLTADLRKCTLFIYPLNPLNMQPVLPSARQVDTPAAQTNQKALGDIFQNQWGLSFINEPNVGPEGGSGPVAAMEGKATVVTFQGEPCPAVAAEPGLDASLSIPEPLRLTLAQDSEKRTSASACPPATMKGEDGAKAQLSGPDETKGEAKGLGALVLASGKDISDEPAQAPLTNLVLGPSKEQAHSKSLDRGSWGLFDLKAAVTYHTKEMEYVFNLQKQDPKRVVFYDKTKDGPDQ